The Aspergillus flavus chromosome 2, complete sequence region TACTTCTTACCCGAACAAGAGACCCCGCATCGACGCCCCGCACCAGATAGAATGACAGGATTCCTGTTGACTTATTTTCGTAAGCTATGTTGTGACTCATTATCGGCATATAAATACTACACTatccccaaaccccaaacTTGAAGGCCATCACAGCAATTCCTCCAACCCGAGAACACAATGTCCGGAAACCCTACGAGTCTAGAAACAGATGAACGGGCAGCATACCTGCTAGACGCCCAGAACAAGGCCATCCAACTCTTTGACGAGATCGAGCGGGATCTCCTACGCTCCGGCGTCGGTGAAAAGCAACTAAGCAACGAGATCTACGAGCTGGCCCAACGACACGGAGTGCGAACCCACTGGCACAAACGGGTCATTCGCAGTGGCCCCAACACCTTGAAACCTTTTGCTGAGAATCCCCCGGATCGCATCATCCAGCCCGATGACATCCTGTATGTCGATCTAGGACCCGTCTTCGAAGCCTGGGAAGCGGACTTCGGGCGCACCTTTGTCCTTGGAGACGACCCGCATAAGAAACAGCTGCGCGATTCGCTCGAGCCCGTGTGGAATAAGGTCAAGTCGCGCTATCTGGAGAACACGGATATGACCGGCGAAGAGTTATATGAGATTGCGTGTGATGAGGCGAAGCAGTCGGGGTGGGATTTCGGTGCTGATATCGCTGGGCATATTGTTGGGTCTTTCCCCCACGAACGCATCCCGAAGGATAGGGTTACTCTTTATATTGCTCGCGGGAATAATCGGCCGATGACTTCTCCCGGAAAGGATGGGAAGAGGCATCATTGGATTTTGGAGATTCATCTTCATGATCGCGCTCGTGGACATGGTGCTTTCATGGAGCAGCTTTTGACTGTTGGGTGATACTGATTTTCCGGTTGGAGAATGGGTGTGtaggatgatgagatgattAGAAATTTTGTGTCTACAATACTTGAGCTTATCAAAAAATATGGCCGGCTCCGGAGTCTCCCTCCATTGAATATTTCGTTGATTCCGGACACCGCAGCCGACAACTGGATAGCATATGTAACTGGCCTATAAGCGATGATTCTCATGTGTTGGAACGAGACCATAAGTAATCACATCTTCGGTCATTGTCAAAAGTAATGGAGCTATGGAATCCCTCATCTACCATAAGCATCGACTGTTTTGTTGAGTGATTTCATGAGAGACTCTGTCAACGGATATTGAACTTTCTACAAAACGTCAACGAAGTCCAGCACTCTCAGCAGCTTCAATGTCGAAGCGTCTTCCTGTTTATTCGAAACTGAGCCTGCCTCCAACACTATTCCCATTGAGGAAAGAATTAGGTAGTATCAAAATATGTGGAGTTGAGTACTCCACAGCAAACTACTCCGCAGGCACGAGTTATCATTGCCGAGAAGTTGACTCCCTGTTTATCTTAAATCCTCTTTACTTTCCTTACATGGCTTGATAGGCTTCCTGCGACTTTTACCGTTCCCAGAGTCAATCATGGCACGATTTTGGGGGTCAATTGCATCAATATCCCTGCTGGCAACCGCTTTTCCAGTCTGGTCCCAGCAGGTTTCCAAAGTCCAGTCTGTTGGTGCCTCTGTCTGGACCAGTAGCGGCCTCATCGTGGGCCATGCAGCGCCTCAGAGATCCAATGTCTCCGAATACCTGGGAATTCCCTACGCTACGCCGCCAACAGGCGATCTGCGATTCGCACGTCCAGTAGCATACCATTCCAATTCTACTGTGCGCGCAAGTGCCTACGTAAGTGAGGTGTTAGTGGTTTGTAAATGAGCTTTTCAGTTAACCTTTCCATAGAGCCCGTATGTGGAATCAAGTCCTCCAGCTGATTACTTGAGCAATAACATTTCTGTACACCAGAGACTGTCCTGCCAATATTGGAACGACCCCCGATGATTACCCCGGTTTTACTCTCCAGGCCCAAAAGATTATCCAAACATTTGCTCAGCAGTTAGGCACGCCTCAGAGTGAAGATTGCTTGTATCTGAACGTGTGGACCAAGCTTACAGCGCCTACCTTGAAGCCCGTGCTCGTCTTTATCCACGGAGGTCGTAAGTAcatatccttctcttttgcaTCTTCTATAATGACTGAAGTCCTCCAGGGTTCTCCTTAGGTGGTGCGCACAGCCCATACTATGATGGTCAAGTGATGGCCGACGAGCAGGAGGTAGTGGTCGTAACTTTCAAGTCAGTTGTCATTATGAATATCTATATCCATATCCATTGACTAACAATCGAAAGCTACCGATTAAATATCTTCGGTTTCTCTGGCGCACCGGGGTTCCCCCAGAACGTAGCGATACTCGACCAGCGTCTCGCAGTGGAATGGGTCCATCGCAACATCGAAGCATTCGGTGGAGACCCCAATCGCATCACAATCTTTGGGCAATCAGCCGGGGGCGCATCGGTCGATTACTACTCCTACATCTGGACCGAGAAACCTCTCGTCAGCGGCTTCATCTCCCACTCAGGAACAGCACTAAGCTTCAAGCCCAACACACCCGAGGAATCAGCCAGCTACTTCTACCACGTCTCTCAAACCCTAGGCTGCGGAAACAGCACCACTGCCACAAACCACATCATCCACTGCCTCCGCCAACAACCCTACAAATCAATCCTGAAAGCCGTCGCCAAAGTCCCAACTGCGTCTTCCCCCGTCCTCCCCCAACCCGTCTTCCACCCAACAGTAGACAACATaaccatcttcaacaacTACGCCGAAAGATCAGCATCCGGAAACTTCACCCACATAGTCAGTCCCAGACCTCCAAATCACCcccaacaagaaagaagcaacTCATAACTGACTCTCTTCCCCCCAGCCATATCTGGTAACCAGCAACGCCAACGAAGCAGGCTACTACCGCGTCAGCGCCTACGCCGCTAACATCTCCCACCCAGACCCCGTCTGGAACCTATTCAACCAAGCCGCCTTCACCTGCCCCTCGGGCCAAACAGCAGCCCACCGCACCGCAGCCGGCGTGCCAACCTGGCAATCGCGCTACTTCGGTGACTGGGATAATCTCCGCCTGTACCCGTCCAGCGGCGCATATCATGGCATCGATCTCCCCATGGTCTTCGGCACTGCGAGCAAGATCAGCGGGATAGCTGATTCGGAGAAAGAACGCGAGTTCGCAAGGTATATGGCGTCAGCGTGGGTTGCTTTTGCGGCTGATCCTGCGGATGGATTGAGTCGGTTTGGGTGGCCGAGGTATGATGAGAATGGTGAGTTTGGTTTaaccctttccttcttttgtttcttgggCTTTGGGGATGGGAAGCTGATTGTGGTTTATAGAGGAGACGCTCGTGGGTCTTGCTTATGGGAATTCAACCGCGGCGAGGTTCTTTGTTCCTTCGGAGTTTGAATGGGGTTGTAAGGAGTTGGATGGTGGTACGATGCCTGGGAAGGGCGCTTTTTAGTTAGGTCTTGGTGGGTTGATTACCTTGTCGTAGTTATCACGGACCTTAACTTGGGGGTTCTATTGTGTGTCGTCcttaatagaataatagaGATCCTAGTAATATGAGAACCACATACTTCTACCTACACCGAGGCAAATACTGCGCATATACTACATAGTATATACCATAGGTAGTAACTTCAGTATACCTACTACCCAAAACAGAAATAAACGAACCAACCAATCAGTAACCAAGAACCCAACCAACCCCCCCTCATTGGACACCCGATTTAGAAGTATGGTGTGTACTAGTGATCATCTATACCTCGGGTGTACGCGTAAGACAGTGCAAAGAAATAGGATTTATAAACTTATCTAGTAATCCCAAGTACCGAGGTGAAGGTGGGGTATTTATCGATTAGTGACTGACTATCTTAGGGACCCCAGTTATCGACCAGCACTACTCCGCGCAGTTCATGTAAATTCACACAACTCTATTGAACGATAGCAtacattgtacatacatatttcttttcttaacGTTGACGAAATGGCCGATTTCTCAGAATATACTACGCCCATTGAAGAATGGCTCGTGTTGGAGAAATCACTCCCGAAATTCCCGGAGGATATTACCGCGGAGCAGTTGAAGGCTGCGGCGAATCGGGATCGGGAGGCTTTGGCTGCGAAGGCTATGGTTGAGGAAGGTAGGTTTGTTGTTTCATTTCCATTTGTACTGTCTATGTGGTAGTGGGTTtcgggggggggggggagtGTTGAAGAAGGTCTAAAGCTTACGGATGTGAAACAGGTCTGGCATCGCAGGTTTCGATGCAAGATTACAAGATCCCGACGCGGGATGGAGAGACGCTGGAGGCTCGCACTTACCGGCCGTCGTCGGTGCCTGCTACGCAGCGGTTACCGGTCTTTATCTATTACCATGGGGGTGGGTTTTTGATGGGCACTTTGAGTTCGGAGGATGCGATTTGCTCGCGCGTTGTCGTTGCCCAGGTGGCGGCTGGATCTCCAGTGGTGGTTGTGAATGTGAATTACCGTCATACCCCGGAGTACACGTATCCGACCGCATGGAATGATGCGGAGGATTCCTTTCACTGGGTCCATGACCatattgatgatatcaatggCGAGGCGGAGAACGTCGTCGTCGGGGGTATCTCGGCGGGGGCCTATCTGACGGTATCTTTGACACTGGCGCAGAATATCGGGAAGGATGTGTCGCTGGCTCAGAGGCCTAAGATCCGTGGCCAGGTGCTCATGATCCCGGCTCTTGTGACGGAGGACTGTTATGCGTCGCAGGTTGCGCGGCTTCGCGATCCCTCCGTCTCGAGTTATGTGGGGTGCGAACATGCGCCAATTCTCCCCGTCAGCAGGATGCGTTTGTTTATGAAGTTGCTCAAGCCGGCTGTTAATGGGTCGGAGTTGGAAACTGATAGACGGGTCAATCCGGGGCTTGCGACGGCGGATGAGGTCAAGGGATTGCCGCCTACAACGTTCGGGATCGCAGGGAGGGATCCCTTGAGAGATGAAGGGTTGTTGTTCGCGATGTTGCTGGCCGAGAATGGGTGAGCAGATCGAGCGGATTGCCTCGCGTGTAAATGATTGACCGCTGACGTGTCGTGTTTCGCAGGGTGCCTACCGATGTTACTGTCTTCAAGGGTCTACCACATGGGTTTAGACGTTATGGAAATAAGCTGTCTGCATCGAAGAAGTGGGATGAGGTTATGGCCCAGGGTATCCAGCATGCATTGAGCGATCCAGTGCCTGGTGAATTTGTGATTAAGGCTCATTGAGTCTCATGTCAAGATGGATTGACCGTAGCATGTCTTACAATGCCGCGCGTAGGGCAGGAAATAGAGAGACTAGTAACACGCGGTATTTTATTTCCATTTGCTGATCGATGGAGACGGCGTTCTCCGTCGATAGAGTAATCGGAAGCATCGGCTTCGCTGTCCGAACGCACGCACGACGTGAGGGATCGGCAAAAGCCTGTAAATAGTAACCGTTGGCCTTTCTGAGGCCCGATGAGCGACAAAAGTCCGTCGAGTTTCTCATTCTGCAGGGCGTGAAATGAGGAGCAGGATGATTGCAAACGGTACGTCAGGGTGTCATGTTGATTAATTGGCTTGGTTTGAGCCACAAGCAGGGAGTCCGGGGTGTGGCTCACCTGAACTGCGGATTTCACACAGCCACAACCATCAATCTCATTGGTGCAAGAGCTGTCAGCCCAGGATCTAGCGGCTTACCCTGTTGACATGGCGATGATGCACGGTTGCGGTTTAGTTCCGTGGAATCACTTTCTTCTTGAAACGTTCCATGTGGAGTGAATTGTTGGGATCGGCCGTATTCGTCTTAGTAAATGGTCGCCTATTGTCCTGAAGTAACGCCCAACCAAAACTTAATGCGGCGAGCGAGAGAATTGCGGCTGAGCATATGGCGTTGGAAATCATTGGTGGTATCGTCTATGAGCCACCTGTACTGTGATCTCTTCATCGAGGATCATCATACTGTATAGCCACCGACTGTGGTAGCACGTTTTTCTTTGGTGGAGAACAACAGACTGGCCTGGTGGGACCGGGCACGGTgtcatactccgtacgacTTGCTAGGAGTGATACCAATTTGGATTTATCCTAAAATGTGCCCGTTCGTTAGCACCCAAGTATTTTTGCCAGGCGCTAGTTTCATCTTTCACGTAGTCTGGAAGAGGTAGTTTTGTGTGTTTACGATTCACGCAATGGGAAAGATATCTGGCCTAATTTCCAACACAGAAGGCCCAAGCGTCGAGTCCCTCCCCTCGGAGAAAGGGAACTATTCCAACACTATGGAAAGCTTGATTTGCGATAATTCCGCGTGGGAAGGTACTTTGCATGATGCCGGTAGATTTCCATTGCCATTGGCACTGGCCTTGGCCGATATATGAAGCAAAGAGATCGCGCCTCTCGCAGCTCTAGTCCCTAGGCGCAAATAAGGAAATTATAGCTGTGACATAGGAAAGAATATATGGTGACTTTCAAGCAAGTAGATGACGCTTTTACGGTCCAAATCCAAGCGGGTTCTCTTGGAGGGTAGAGCTCGTTCCATCCAGGCGAGCACTGTGACATAGGGCACCATTGGCCTGAGTCGCTTCTGTGACGCTCCCTGTAGTGTAACCAATCCACAACTGTTGATGTGAGGGGTACCTGTGTGACAGTGAGACCGTCTCTTCTCGCTATGTACTTCAGTGCGTCCGTTTCCTTCCCACTTTCGACCAACCACTTTAATCTCAATTGCACTGGCTGTACGCTATTCATTCGAAGGCTATCATATCGAGGCGCTGCCCCCGGGATGCTAGTAATTAATCGAGATCGACGCAAGGGCGATTGGGGTCGTAGCGTGCGTATCTCAATTTCTCAAAGCCCAGCGGCCCGTACTTGGGAGCGGTTTCCGCCACTTTTAACCTACTTAATATGTCGTGTACCACATCAGTTGGGGAGCAAGATGTTGACTTGCCGCGTCCACAGATTGGAGAAGTCCAGATTCTGTTGATATTCCTCTCGTTTGATGAAAGGTAGTTGGAAAAACCACTGGTGCGATGTTTGTTGAGATGCCAGCCTGAGGAACCGTTGTTGTGGTTAGGTTATTAGAGGACTGCCACCTCTTTATTGGCCTGGTTTCAGTGGCATATAGCGGTGGCTTAGCCAAGTGCGGATGAGACAGCCACAGCTGCCGGTGAACAAGGAACTTCATGGTCTTGGAATGCAAGTTTTATAAGGATGTTATGCTCGGTGACATGGTGGCAGAGAGCGGCATGTGTAACTGGGGACTTTAATTGGGGGGTTGGATAATATAGTATCGACCGTATCTTTGTTACATGATTTTAGCTTTCAGTACAAAGGGAAATATGCATACCATATTAATAGAAATGCAGGATGGCTGCTTTATCTCCTATATCTGTTCTGCATGTCGAGcctactatatatagtacaGAAGGGAAAGGTGACATCAAAAGAGAACATCGCCAGTCTTTTATGAATAGGGACATAGACAGAGTACAAAGCCAATGATCAACCACAACAATGATCTGGACAAGAAGGGGGTTGTGGAACGTTGCGGTGACTGCCTACAGTGCCCAGAGCTGTTGCTCTTGTCTATCTGTCTGCCTAGGGTGAAGACCCATGGAACGCGTAACTAAACGGACTGCAGACATTAAATAACCTTATAGTTGCCCTATCGATGCTAAGTCCTAACAGATGGGGATATCTAGTCTCCTAGCGACCCCGATCCACACACAATGGTATTGAAATCTCTCCTGCCCACTCCGGAGTACAATTCTGATGACTATCTGGCCGCTAGTGATCTCTGATCTATCATTCCGTTCGGATTGAGGGGCTTTACCAGTCAGTTTGTGTCCCCATCAGGGGTTAACCATGGGTAAACGAGACCAGGTCCGGAGTACACAAGCGGGTTAATTAAGCCAGAGTCCAGACACAATCCCCGAGGATTCTGGCCCCATCGCCATTTATATTGTCTTCCGTCTCACAGGTTGAGATGGGTCCTCGACCCACTTGGAGTATACGCCGGTTCAGGAGAATCGAATTTAGTGGCCCCCAGGGCCTCAGGCACCCGGTAGGACTCGGATGTGATTGTTTGGAACTTTGGATACGTTACTCCATACGGGACCACTCCGTAATTTTTGAGGGAAAACTTCAAAACAGCCTGAGCAGAGCCTTTCTTGGCTGGCCTATACTTTGGGACGGGAAGTAAAAATGGTAACAATAGAAAACGGAGACCCAGTTCCTGGTGTAATAAAGTgtaaacaaaaataaaaagaactattaataataaacaataaaaagaagaaaaagaaaaatattgaCGGGGAAATTGGTGGTTTTTACCGTTAACTGTCAAGCCAAGTGAGGCTATTAACTCCAgagttccttctttttttttcccccaTAAGAGAAGGAGAGTATCTGTACATTTGTATACAATCACATACTATTCGACTCTTCCGCGTGTCTGGATTGTTTCTgtcgattttcttttttctttctttttttttttttctccgccCCAAACCCTTGGACACCACAAATTctcaaccaaaccaaacagaaaaaataaaaaaaaaagc contains the following coding sequences:
- a CDS encoding peptidase M24, structural domain-containing protein, which produces MSGNPTSLETDERAAYLLDAQNKAIQLFDEIERDLLRSGVGEKQLSNEIYELAQRHGVRTHWHKRVIRSGPNTLKPFAENPPDRIIQPDDILYVDLGPVFEAWEADFGRTFVLGDDPHKKQLRDSLEPVWNKVKSRYLENTDMTGEELYEIACDEAKQSGWDFGADIAGHIVGSFPHERIPKDRVTLYIARGNNRPMTSPGKDGKRHHWILEIHLHDRARGHGAFMEQLLTVG
- a CDS encoding putative lipase/esterase, producing MARFWGSIASISLLATAFPVWSQQVSKVQSVGASVWTSSGLIVGHAAPQRSNVSEYLGIPYATPPTGDLRFARPVAYHSNSTVRASAYVSEVDCPANIGTTPDDYPGFTLQAQKIIQTFAQQLGTPQSEDCLYLNVWTKLTAPTLKPVLVFIHGGRFSLGGAHSPYYDGQVMADEQEVVVVTFNYRLNIFGFSGAPGFPQNVAILDQRLAVEWVHRNIEAFGGDPNRITIFGQSAGGASVDYYSYIWTEKPLVSGFISHSGTALSFKPNTPEESASYFYHVSQTLGCGNSTTATNHIIHCLRQQPYKSILKAVAKVPTASSPVLPQPVFHPTVDNITIFNNYAERSASGNFTHIPYLVTSNANEAGYYRVSAYAANISHPDPVWNLFNQAAFTCPSGQTAAHRTAAGVPTWQSRYFGDWDNLRLYPSSGAYHGIDLPMVFGTASKISGIADSEKEREFARYMASAWVAFAADPADGLSRFGWPRYDENEETLVGLAYGNSTAARFFVPSEFEWGCKELDGGTMPGKGHTLYIHISFLNVDEMADFSEYTTPIEEWLVLEKSLPKFPEDITAEQLKAAANRDREALAAKAMVEEGLASQVSMQDYKIPTRDGETLEARTYRPSSVPATQRLPVFIYYHGGGFLMGTLSSEDAICSRVVVAQVAAGSPVVVVNVNYRHTPEYTYPTAWNDAEDSFHWVHDHIDDINGEAENVVVGGISAGAYLTVSLTLAQNIGKDVSLAQRPKIRGQVLMIPALVTEDCYASQVARLRDPSVSSYVGCEHAPILPVSRMRLFMKLLKPAVNGSELETDRRVNPGLATADEVKGLPPTTFGIAGRDPLRDEGLLFAMLLAENGVPTDVTVFKGLPHGFRRYGNKLSASKKWDEVMAQGIQHALSDPVPGEFVIKAH